A genomic stretch from Candidatus Latescibacterota bacterium includes:
- a CDS encoding aldehyde ferredoxin oxidoreductase C-terminal domain-containing protein: YNKVVDAAYDRRGWTRNGVPKIERLKELGIDLPELVEIIKDDQE; encoded by the coding sequence AGTACAACAAGGTAGTCGATGCGGCGTATGACAGACGGGGCTGGACGAGAAACGGTGTTCCGAAGATCGAACGCCTGAAAGAACTCGGGATCGACCTTCCCGAACTCGTCGAGATCATTAAAGACGATCAGGAATAA